From one Populus alba chromosome 17, ASM523922v2, whole genome shotgun sequence genomic stretch:
- the LOC118034693 gene encoding small ribosomal subunit protein mL104 (rPPR9): MPPLTSLHLRHLLRHYHLSSPPPTAFSLHFNPTYLPKTPALPFCLSQRPFSSSQTLNPNTIESPDPAIVQSLSTEISRDPNTDPLSISERLHLSFSHLTKNNALTPSLVLQTLKLSPDAGRTVIEFHNWLIKDADFEQNDESLALFVDYFGRRKDFKAAHDLLVEGKSVAGVKCFESMIDRLVRAGRTTQVIGFFERMERDYGFKRDKESLTFVVQKLCENGYASYAEKMVKDLANEIFPDDGICDLLIKGWCVDGKLEEAKRLAGEMYRGGFEIGTMAFNAMLDCVCKLCREKDPFRLESEVEKVLMEMDVRGVPRNVETFNVLISNLCKVRRTEDAMKLFSRIGEWGCCPDETTFLVLIRSLYQAARVGEGDEMIDRMKSAGYGDKLDRKAYYGFLKILCGIERLEHAMSVFEMMKADGCKPGIKTYDLLMGKWCTHNRLDKANVLYNEALSSGVTVTPKEYRVDPKFMKKPKAVKKEKKRETLPEKMARKRRRLKQIRLSFVKKPKKGMRRAL, encoded by the coding sequence ATGCCACCTTTAACCTCCCTCCACCTCCGTCATCTCCTCCGCCACTACCACCTCTCCTCTCCACCACCAACAGCTttctctttgcattttaatCCTACCTATCTCCCCAAAACCCCAGCTTTACCCTTCTGTCTCTCCCAAAGACCCTTCTCCTCCTCCCAAACCTTAAACCCTAATACCATTGAAAGTCCAGATCCCGCAATAGTTCAGTCTCTATCTACTGAGATTTCAAGAGACCCAAACACCGACCCTTTATCAATCTCAGAAAGGCTCCACCTTTCCTTCTCGCACTTAACGAAGAACAACGCCTTAACACCTTCTCTAGTCCTGCAAACCCTCAAGCTTTCTCCTGATGCAGGCCGTACAGTTATTGAGTTTCACAATTGGCTTATTAAAGATGCAGACTTTGAGCAAAATGACGAGTCTTTGGCCCTTTTTGTTGACTATTTTGGTAGAAGAAAGGATTTTAAAGCAGCCCATGATTTGCTTGTTGAAGGTAAAAGTGTTGCTGGGGTTAAGTGTTTTGAGTCTATGATTGATAGGCTTGTGAGAGCAGGGAGGACAACACAGGTCATTGGGTTTTTTGAGAGAATGGAGAGGGATTATGGGTTTAAGAGAGACAAGGAAAGTCTCACGTTTGTAGTTCAGAAGTTGTGTGAAAATGGGTATGCAAGTTATGCTGAGAAAATGGTGAAGGATTTGGCTAATGAGATATTTCCTGATGATGGTATTTGTGATCTGTTAATCAAAGGTTGGTGTGTTGATGGGAAGTTAGAGGAGGCTAAAAGATTAGCAGGGGAGATGTATAGAGGTGGTTTTGAGATTGGTACAATGGCGTTTAATGCTATGCTTGACTGTGTTTGCAAGCTTTGTCGGGAAAAGGATCCTTTTAGGTTGGAGTCGGAGGTGGAGAAGGTGTTGATGGAAATGGATGTTCGTGGAGTTCCACGAAATGTCGAGacttttaatgtgttgattagTAATCTGTGTAAGGTAAGGAGAACTGAGGATGCAATGAAGTTGTTTTCTAGGATTGGGGAATGGGGTTGTTGTCCAGATGAGACTacatttcttgttttgattagGAGCTTGTATCAGGCAGCTAGAGTTGGTGAGGGGGATGAGATGATTGATAGAATGAAGAGTGCAGGGTATGGTGATAAGCTGGATAGGAAGGCTTATTATggatttttgaagattttgtgtGGGATCGAGAGGCTTGAGCATGCTATGAGTGTGTTTGAGATGATGAAGGCAGATGGGTGCAAGCCTGGGATCAAGACTTATGATTTGTTGATGGGGAAGTGGTGTACACATAATCGTCTTGATAAAGCAAATGTTCTTTATAACGAAGCATTGAGCAGTGGGGTGACAGTGACACCCAAAGAGTACAGGGTGGATCCGAAGTTTATGAAAAAACCGAAGGCTGttaagaaagagaagaagagggagaCATTGCCAGAGAAAATGGCAAGGAAGAGGAGGCGGCTTAAGCAGATTAGATTGAGTTTTGTGAAGAAGCCCAAGAAGGGGATGCGCCGTGCCCTTTGA